GTTGTAGTGGCGGGAGCTTGTGAAGCGCTCTTTCATCCATCGGGCTCCTGCCTGGTAGCGGATCCAGGTTTCATAGAAATATTGTTGCCGGCCTTCCTGCAAATGTACTTCAATAACGGTTGCGGAGGTGGTGTGTAGCGGCCCCTTCAGCCAGGAGCCCGCCAGCCTGTCGGAAGCCCTGTCGGCCAGCAGCGCGTTGCCGCCGATCAATACCGCCAGGCCCCCCAGCAGCAAAATCTTCTTCCCTCTCAGCCAATTCCTGCGATCCGGCTGATACTTCGCATCGCCTTGCTGCCAGAGCGACCCGAAGCAGAGGAACCCCAGCATCAACCATCCCCCCGCCAAAAACAACAGCGCCAGCACATCGTACAGTAGCCGCTGCCGGTAACCGCAAAGGTACCAGATCAGGGAGCCCCCCGCAATCAGCAGGAGCGATATAGCCAGCCGGGTGTTGCGTTTCATGATTCAGGCCCGTTGCTTTCGTGCATTTTCTTTTCTATGCTTTTAATGTTCACCAAAAATACCAACAATAATATGATCACCACTATCAGCAGCACATACGCCACCATGAAAGGGAAGTTATAAATACTCAACGGCATCAGGCTGGGCGTGAGGTGGCCGGGCCTGTCGAAAGGTGCGTCGTCTTTCGGCGCCGCCGCCGCTTCCTGTTTCACGAAGGCGATGATTGACCGCACCTGCTCGTCATTAAGGTCAGGATGGTCTGGCATCACCACCTGGTTGTATTCGTTGAAAATGGCCAGGGCCGCGGCATCACCGGTTTTAATCATAGCCTGCGACGATTGGATGAACCGGATGATCCATTCTT
Above is a genomic segment from Chitinophaga pollutisoli containing:
- a CDS encoding cytochrome c; amino-acid sequence: MNVKGIHILTVALLLSCRLVAADAEEGKKLFLARCASCHNVHKKLTGPALAGVDERRPEEWIIRFIQSSQAMIKTGDAAALAIFNEYNQVVMPDHPDLNDEQVRSIIAFVKQEAAAAPKDDAPFDRPGHLTPSLMPLSIYNFPFMVAYVLLIVVIILLLVFLVNIKSIEKKMHESNGPES